From a single Chlamydia muridarum str. Nigg genomic region:
- the brnQ gene encoding branched-chain amino acid transport system II carrier protein → MHKKTQSPSQEGFSVWSIGGSIFAMFFGAGNVVFPLALGHHFYHHTSYACLGMMLTAVLTPLLGLFAMMLYSGDYRSFFSSIGRMPGMIVMVAILCIIGPFGGVPRTIAVSYDTLASLGNTQSTLLPSLPWFSLVFCVLVYLFVCKLSKLIQWLGSVFFPVMLATLAWLIIKGLSIPSHAPSLENEPFSKQQAFVAGLTEGFNTMDLLAAFFFCSIVLVSIQQFVVQQDHKSSEEKPLEFHHIGKAEKYKLGMSFLLAAALLSLVYLGFAYCAARHAGALVNIQRGQILGRISAIIFGPNSFLTGICVFLACLTTAIAATGIFADFIARVVSSQKMSYSNAIIVTLVPSYLVSILSFENISKILLPILEVSYPALIALTCGVIAKKLWGFRQAKTLFYLVFVLTLLYKLSV, encoded by the coding sequence ATGCATAAGAAAACACAATCACCTTCTCAAGAAGGCTTTTCCGTTTGGTCTATTGGAGGCTCTATTTTTGCTATGTTCTTTGGAGCAGGCAATGTTGTCTTCCCTTTGGCCTTGGGACACCATTTCTATCATCATACCTCTTACGCTTGTTTAGGCATGATGCTGACAGCCGTATTGACGCCTTTGTTAGGGCTCTTTGCGATGATGCTATACTCCGGGGACTACCGTTCTTTCTTCTCTTCCATTGGTAGAATGCCTGGTATGATCGTGATGGTGGCTATTCTATGCATTATTGGACCTTTTGGAGGAGTCCCTAGAACCATTGCTGTATCTTACGATACGTTGGCTTCGTTAGGTAACACTCAATCTACGCTGTTACCCTCTTTACCGTGGTTCAGCCTAGTATTTTGTGTACTCGTCTATCTTTTTGTATGTAAGCTTAGCAAACTCATTCAATGGTTAGGATCCGTCTTTTTCCCTGTCATGCTTGCGACTTTAGCTTGGCTAATTATTAAAGGCTTGTCGATACCAAGTCACGCGCCATCCTTAGAAAACGAGCCTTTCTCTAAGCAACAAGCCTTTGTTGCAGGACTAACGGAAGGATTTAACACGATGGACCTGCTGGCAGCGTTTTTCTTCTGCTCTATCGTTCTTGTGTCCATTCAACAATTTGTTGTTCAGCAAGATCACAAGTCTTCTGAAGAAAAACCCTTAGAATTTCACCATATTGGTAAGGCTGAAAAATACAAATTAGGGATGAGCTTCCTTCTAGCAGCAGCTCTTCTTAGCCTTGTCTATCTAGGCTTTGCATACTGCGCAGCTCGTCATGCGGGCGCTCTTGTAAATATTCAACGAGGACAAATTTTAGGTAGAATTTCAGCCATTATTTTCGGCCCTAATAGTTTCTTAACGGGGATATGCGTCTTTCTAGCTTGCTTAACCACAGCAATCGCAGCGACAGGAATTTTTGCAGACTTCATTGCAAGGGTAGTATCCTCACAAAAAATGAGCTACTCCAACGCGATAATAGTTACTTTAGTTCCCTCATACTTAGTATCTATTCTAAGTTTTGAGAACATTAGTAAGATCCTCCTTCCTATCTTAGAAGTGAGTTATCCCGCACTCATCGCTTTAACTTGTGGCGTCATAGCGAAAAAACTTTGGGGGTTCCGTCAGGCAAAAACTTTATTTTACCTTGTTTTTGTGTTGACTCTACTCTATAAACTATCCGTTTAA